Part of the Zingiber officinale cultivar Zhangliang chromosome 8A, Zo_v1.1, whole genome shotgun sequence genome, TGATTCTTTTTCATCGTACCGTAGTTTGGTCATTGTTGGTTTCCAAAATTTATTTATCGAACTGGTCATGTTGCTTCTCACATATTCTCCAGGTTGCTGAACTACGTTGCAAGCAAACGGGTAACATCTTATCACAGTTCAATGTCGAACAGCAGCCAGACGCACAGAACCCGATAGAGTCATCACAGGCCTTCTCTGGTGCCCCTCCTGGCTTTGCACCAGAAGCTAGTGCCAGCTCTGCTGCTGATACACAAATCACCCTGGGCAGATGCACCCAGGAAGAACCTCTCACTGAAATCAAACCTTCTCTAACTGATGAGAACAGGAAAACAGAAGCTGCTGCAGTTGCAGCGAAACTCACAGCATCTGCCTCTTCGGCCCAAATGCTCAGCTTTGTCCTCTCATCTCTTGCCTCAGAGGGTGCACTTGGCCAGGCCAATAAAGAAGAATCCCCTGACAGCAAGAGGCCTAAATTACAAAACAGCTTGCCGCCACCTCACCCGCTGCTCCAAGTGCCAATGCCCATATATTCACATTCAGAAGCAATGCATCTGCTTCCTCCGCTGCAGTCTCCATCTCCTAATCTGCTGGAGCCACCATCCACTTCGGTGTCACTTGGAACACCATCGCCATCAGCTTCTGTCCAGTTCATGCAGTCTGTAGCAGGGCCTATGACAGGCGTCCCTTACGCTTATGGCTCAGCTCCACCACCTCTTCCGAACTATCCGATGTTTGGGATGCTTCCCAATCTAAGTGCTCCAAGTCCATTCTACAGCTTCCAACCTCCCGAAGGATCCAATCTTGTTGTTCAACCACCGTTGCCATCAGGACCGCCTCCGCTGACCCGGCAATAGCTGTCTTTTGACTAGGTTATATGAAAGACTCGGCCGATGCCCCATATACTGATGCAAACTCACTCT contains:
- the LOC122012817 gene encoding regulation of nuclear pre-mRNA domain-containing protein 1A-like, producing the protein MNGSFNGQILVDKLARLNNSQQSIETLSHWCIFHRNKAKQVVETWEHQFYCSPREQRISFLYLANDILQNSRRKGLEFINEFWKVLPDALSDAFANGGDIGRNTVQRLVNIWEERKVFGSRGQILKEEILGRKLEDKNSNGKAITQNLKQSSGILEKVISSYDKLCDEDSLFGKCQGALNIIDKLEKELRSDFEIGSKNGSEIIGNLQIKHGILGECIEQLKASESSRATLISYLREAVNEQEQKLEQIGHQLQVAELRCKQTGNILSQFNVEQQPDAQNPIESSQAFSGAPPGFAPEASASSAADTQITLGRCTQEEPLTEIKPSLTDENRKTEAAAVAAKLTASASSAQMLSFVLSSLASEGALGQANKEESPDSKRPKLQNSLPPPHPLLQVPMPIYSHSEAMHLLPPLQSPSPNLLEPPSTSVSLGTPSPSASVQFMQSVAGPMTGVPYAYGSAPPPLPNYPMFGMLPNLSAPSPFYSFQPPEGSNLVVQPPLPSGPPPLTRQ